Below is a window of Longimicrobiaceae bacterium DNA.
CCTGGGCGACTTCGAGATGCGCATCTCGCGCAACTTCGAGGATCCCGAGTGGCAGGCGTGGTACAGGCAGTTCACCGCCGTGATGCGGGGGGGCCGCCGCGAGATCTTCCGCGTGGTCGAGTAGGCGCGGGCAGAGCGACATCAACCGAGACAGGACGGGTTTAGGTGGAGCAGACGAACGTGCGGCGGGTGGCCGTGATCGGCGCCGGCACCATGGGCCACGGCATCGCGCAGGTGTGCGCGATGGCGGGCTTCGGCGTGAGCCTGTACGACCCGCAGCCGGGCCAGGTGGACAAGGCCCTGGCCAAGGTGCGCGCGAACCTGGACGCCGGCGTGCAGCGCGGCAAGGTCGCCGCGGGCGACGCGGAGGCGGCGCTCACGCGCCTCCACGCGCACGAGCACCAGGCGGCCGCGGTGGACGGCGCGGACCTGGTGATCGAGGCCATCCCCGAGCGGATGGAGTGGAAGACCGAGCTGTTCGCCAACGTGGACGCCGCCGCGCCGCAGCACGCGATCCTGGCGACCAACACGTCGTCGCTCAGCGTGTCGCGCATCGCGCAGGCCACGCAGCGGCCGGAGCGCGTGGTGGGGCTGCACTTCTTCAACCCCGTCCACATCATGAAGCTGCTGGAGGTGGTGCGCGGCGAGCACACCTCGCAGGAGACGCTGGATGCGTCGCTCGCGTTCGCGAAGGCGCTGGGCAAGGAGCCTATCGTGGTCACCGACACACCCGGCTTCGCATCGTCCCGCCTGGGCATCGTGTTGGGCCTGGAGGCGATGCGAATGGTGGAGCAGGGCGTCGCCAGCCCGCAGGACATCGACAAGGCGATGGAGCTGGGCTACAACCACCCGATGGGCCCGCTCAAGCTGACCGACGTCGTGGGGCTGGACGTGCGGCTGGGTATTGCCGACTACCTGCACGGCGAGCTGGGCGGCGACCAGTACCGCGCGCCGGAGATCCTGCGCCGCATGGTGGCCGAGGGCAAGCTGGGGAAGAAGAGCGGCAGCGGCTTCTACGAGTGGGAGGGCAAGTGACGGCCGAGACGCTGCGGATCGACCGCGACGGCGCCGTCGCGGTCCTCACCATCGACCGGCCGGAGAAGCGCAACGCCCTGTCCGCCCAGGTGCGCGCCGAGCTGCTGGCCGCGCTGGACGAGCTGCGGGGCGACGATTCGGTGCGCGTCCTGGTCGTCACCGGGGCGGGCGACAAGGCGTTCGTCGCCGGCGCCGACATCGCGGAGTTCGCGCAGCGCACGCCGCTGGAGCAGCGCGAGACGATGACCGGCCGCCGCGTGTTCGACGAGGTCGCCGCGTTCCCCAAGCCGGTGATCGCGATGATCAACGGCTTCTGCCTGGGCGGGGGATGCGAGCTGGCCCTGGCCTGCGACGTCCGCATTGCGGCGGACACGGCGAAGCTGGGGCAGCCGGAGATCAACCTGGGCATCATCCCCGGCGGCGGCGGCACGCAGCGCCTTCCCCGCGTGATCGGCACCGGCCAGACGATGCGCCTCGTCCTCTCCGGCGAGATCGTGGACGCGGCGGAAGCGCTCCGCATCGGCCTCGTCGACGTCGTCCACCCCGCGGCGGACCTGCGCGAGCGGACGATGGACTTCGCGCGGAAGATGGCGGAGAAGTCGCCGGTCGCCCTTCGCATGGCCAAGTCCGCCATCCGCGCCGCCGCCGACATGCCGATGGCCGCCGGCCTCGCGTACGAGACGGAGCTCTTCGTCACCTGCTTCGCCAGCGACGACAAGCGCGAAGGAGTCGCCGCCTTCCTGGAGAAGCGCCCCGCGCAGTTCACCGGCAGGTAGACGTCGGGGCACGGCACGACTCGGTAGATGTAGATGAAACAGGGCGTCGTCTCGAATTGTTCTCTTTACGGGACTAGCTAAAAGTGAATTGTGATGACCCTCCAATAAGTCTCGCCGATCGGCGGGCTATCATATACGCGGACGCGCGCACGTCGACTGCACTAGTCCACCCATCCGTGCGACGCTTCCGACGCAGGAAGTTCCAGTTCACCTGACTTGGAAATCTCAATGCAATGTGACAACTAAGGTTCTAACTATATTGCGATTCGCTCCTTTCGCGATTATATGTATGTGGCTACTGTTTTCCTTAGCTCACTTCTTTGGGGGCATGATGACCAATACTCCGGCAGTAATCACTCTCGCTGCCTTGACCGTAAAGGGCAGCCAACTTGTATCGAGCAGTAGCGGCGTTACATATGATGCGCAGAGTGGGGTCGTCGTTTTCCCCAACCCCTGGAATCTTCCTTTCGTGCCGATCGTGTCGGATACGGCCAATGGATCGAGCGACTACCTCACCACGACCAATTTCATCAGAGAGATTGGTCCCGCTCACCAGTTCAGGGTGTGGTCCACAGCACTTGACACCGGAACTCGAAATTTCGCGCCGACAGATTTTACGGCGATCGTGGTTGGGTTCTGAGGCCGTATTTCGGCAACCAGCCGAGGACGGCGAACTGAACGCACATCGTCGCCCTTTGCACCCATGGGCGGCATCAATCGGCTTCGCACTTCGCCGGAGTACGACGACGAGACGGACATGTTCTACGGGCGCGGCGGGGGCGTGTTCCCCAACGTGTATGACGAGTGGAGCCGAGGATCAGCCCGAACCTGACGACGCTTCGTAAATCCGTTATCTACCGAGGGACAAGAATGTTTCCTTGCGCTTGCGGCGCAACGCTTTAGGTTGGGTTCCGCCACGCAGAGCCCGCGAGGAGGCCGCCGGGTGCGCACGAACGCACCGCGCCGCTTCCCGCTTCCGGGCCGCCTACGTCCGCCCGAAACGATGGTCCAGGTGACCTCACACGGACGAGCGCCCCAGCCAGATCGCGGAGCGGCACGGTGGCACCGAGGAGGACGGCATCCTCCGCCCGCAGATGGAGCAGGAAGATGAGCCAGGAAGCCCCTCCACCCGACCAGCGGCGCCGGTAGCGCGGGCCACACCGCCCGGCCCCCACCGGGCGGCCACGCCTCCGCCGGAGCATCCCCCGCTCCCGCGGGCGCAGGCCCGCGCTCCCGGCAGCCCAACCGCGCCGCACACCCTCCACTCCAGCACAAGGCAGGTGCACGACCGTAACCCCCCGGAGGAAGATGCCCAACGAGATCACCGCCGTGCGCGGCGCGCTCCCCGACGGCGCCGCGGGCGCCGAAAGCCCCACCGATGCGCTGGTGTCGGGCGTTCACGCGCTCGCCCAGGCGTCGCAGATCCTGGTGATGAGCGTGGCGCAGATCGCCCAGCTCATGCAGGCCATGCAGGAGGGCGGGACCGGCGCCGCCGCGACCGCCGCCACGGGAACGCAGGTGAACGCGTGGGAGGACGACCCGTTCAGCGAGGCCGCGCCCACCGCGAACCCGTCACAGGCGCAGACCGTGGCCGTGCCGGTCCCCGCCTTCACCGCGCCCCTGCTCCAGGTGACCATCTCCGGGCCGCGTCCCGCGCCCTCGCGCTACGCGCCCGCCACCGACGGCTTCCGCTACTGGGGGACGGCCGAGGCGCTGTCGCGCACCATCGGCTTCTGGGCACCGCTGCTGCCCGTGGGCACGCGCTGGTCCAGCGCCGGGCAGACGCTGGGGGTGAAGCTGGTGGCAGGCACCGACCTCAACGCCTTCTACTCGCGCGCCGTGGGGCTGCGCTTCTTCGAGCAGACGGTGCGCAGCGTGCCGGTGTACTCGTGCGCCAGCCCGGACGTGGTGTGCCACGAGCTGGGCCACGCGATCCTGGACGCGGTGCGGCCGCAGCTCTGGAACGCGGCCAGCAGCGAGGCCGCGGCGTT
It encodes the following:
- a CDS encoding enoyl-CoA hydratase-related protein is translated as MTAETLRIDRDGAVAVLTIDRPEKRNALSAQVRAELLAALDELRGDDSVRVLVVTGAGDKAFVAGADIAEFAQRTPLEQRETMTGRRVFDEVAAFPKPVIAMINGFCLGGGCELALACDVRIAADTAKLGQPEINLGIIPGGGGTQRLPRVIGTGQTMRLVLSGEIVDAAEALRIGLVDVVHPAADLRERTMDFARKMAEKSPVALRMAKSAIRAAADMPMAAGLAYETELFVTCFASDDKREGVAAFLEKRPAQFTGR
- a CDS encoding 3-hydroxyacyl-CoA dehydrogenase family protein; translation: MEQTNVRRVAVIGAGTMGHGIAQVCAMAGFGVSLYDPQPGQVDKALAKVRANLDAGVQRGKVAAGDAEAALTRLHAHEHQAAAVDGADLVIEAIPERMEWKTELFANVDAAAPQHAILATNTSSLSVSRIAQATQRPERVVGLHFFNPVHIMKLLEVVRGEHTSQETLDASLAFAKALGKEPIVVTDTPGFASSRLGIVLGLEAMRMVEQGVASPQDIDKAMELGYNHPMGPLKLTDVVGLDVRLGIADYLHGELGGDQYRAPEILRRMVAEGKLGKKSGSGFYEWEGK